DNA from Castor canadensis chromosome 3, mCasCan1.hap1v2, whole genome shotgun sequence:
GCATCAAATACTTCACTCGATAGTATATATGAATTTATTGATTTAGTTCATCTTTGCTTTGAACATTACAAACCTAACTTTGCAAATGAAATTGGGAAAGAAACTAAATTTTTGCCTAAGCTAGCATTTTCCTAAGATATTTATTGACAGAACTGGGTTGAATTCAGGTGACACTAACTATAAAAGTCCTGTTTCTTTGCATTATCCTAACCTCATTTTTGGAACTGATCCATTTTAGGTAGTTAATTCAAGTGTTTAGTTAATTAATTGATACTGTATCAATTAATAAGATAAACAATGAGGCAAGGGCCACAACATCAGATATCAGACTTGCCTTTATCCCTAGGCTCTTCCACTTACTAACAAAGAACTTAGCAGCGGAGCAGGGTgatacacatctataattccagcactcgcaAGGCTGAAAAAGACAGACCATGAGCTCAGgtccagcctaggttacatagcaagtttgaggtcagcctttgcactacaaagtgagaccctgtcccaataagccaaaaaaggaaggaaagaaaaagagagaagagggaggaagggaaggaaggaaggaaggaaggagggaaggaagggaaggaagggaagaaagaaatcttgTGCAAGGCTATTTGTACTCTTTGATATTCAATTTtcatatctgtaaaatgggcatactTTAATCTCTTATACAAGTGGGAGCtttgtttattataaaaaaagGATCTGGGAAAGTAGTTGGTCATATAGTGTAGGTAAATTTACAATTGTCTTAATATCAGAAGTACCCAGGACCAGGTCCCTTATACCTTATCCTATCCCTGCACCTTGTCTGTTCTCTTTAACGCTATGACTATCTTCAGTCCCTCTTTGCTAGTCCAATCCAATGATCATTCGCTAAATCAGCAAGCCTCATTGGCCCTACTTAAAAAAACTCCCACAGAGTTTCGCCTTCCTCCATGATCACTGCTAACACCCAAGTCCGAGCCATCATCACTTGTAGCCAGTGACTGCAGCTGTCTTGAAACACCTGACCTTGCTGCCGTCTTTGCCCCTACACATTCTATTTGCATGAATGACAGCATGAATGCATTGGCACCCACTGCTTTGAAAGTAGTTGCTGTTATTCATTACACTAAAATTGAAACCCTTGCCATTGGTACTAAATGACCCCATGATGCCAAGTGCTCACCTACTGCTCCTTCTCAGACCCCGCCCTCCATCCTCCCATGCACACTGGATCTCGTCACACTCATGGACCACtctcagcctctctgagcctcaatatcCTTATGCTGTGCCAGGAGCTCTGCCCATGCTGGCTCTTCAGGTGCCTCACCCTTTGGGTTCAGCAAACTTTGGGTTTCAACTCCAAGAATTCCTTCTCACATAACTTCCCTATCTCCTGTATCTAAATGGTCTGCCTCAGTTCACACATACCTACAGCACCTGCTGTCTATAAGGAGTGTTTTGCAACAGCAGAGtctatttattcacatgttgTCTGGGGCTATGACAAGCTTTAGATCCCATGAAAGAATTAACCTATCCCTCTCTCCATCACAAGCATCCAGAAGTGTGCCTAGGTATGCAATGAATATatagaaaatgcattttttaaatgaagctctTATGCTCTGCTGTCACACACCACCTTCTTCCTTTATCCGTTGCCTTCTAAATCCACCCTGCACTGCCAAATACACCAAGatgcagaaaataatgaaagcccTCCTGTTGCTGGCAGCCACTGCCCCTCAGGAAGCCTGCCATACCTGCCTCTGCAACCTCCTCCCCACATCTTCTCCGGTCACCCATCTTCAAGCTTCCAAGGCCACTCTTTCACCCCACAATATCCACTCTACTTGCCTTGACTATTCAAGTCCCACTGAACCTTGCTTTCTCCACTCCAGCTCAGCTGCTCTTTATCGTCTATTTGAAACTTTCCTTATTGCCTAGGAAAAAAGTGTGGCATTTGAATTCTCCCGCAACTTTCCTCTACTGAATGCTTAGTTAaggtttttctgtaatttttttctgtctgtgtgcatgtgtttggtGTGTTgtgtagtgttttctttttttttttttttttctttttcattttatttttattaagcattACATAACACACCATATGCTATATAATATACCGCATAAGCTTCTAGCAGGGGTAGATGACCATAACTAATTTATTGTTTCATCAATCAGGAAACAGCTTCTTTAATCAATGTTGTCCAAACCCTTGGACACATAGTAACGATTGACTCCAGAAATGCGTCTATCTCTTTCCATCAAACTCCACTGATATGGACAATGGGCCATCCTTTTTTCCTTGCCCCCATTGGTGAACTTGTGAATGTAGGCAGTGGCCACTCCGGGGATGACCACGCACACACCCATAAGGCAGAGTCCTGGGAGAATTTCGAACCACATCTCGGCACAGTCACCTCAACCAAAACCCGATCCTTCGCCTTCTTAAAGGTGTGTAGTGTTTTCTTAATCTGAGAGTAAGTTTCTCCACATTCCATCTCTCTGAGAGTGAGAGGCGGGGGAGAAGTATTTACCATGTTGACCGTGCCTCATTTTATATGACTTATCTGCTTGAGAGTCTACTTCAGTACTTCCAAGATCCTTTTTCTCACTTCACAGGTGAAGATATTCATGCTTAGTGAGattaaataaatgtctttataaAAGGTATAAAGCAGAGATCACATGTGGA
Protein-coding regions in this window:
- the LOC109703034 gene encoding NADH dehydrogenase [ubiquinone] 1 alpha subcomplex subunit 1; protein product: MWFEILPGLCLMGVCVVIPGVATAYIHKFTNGGKEKRMAHCPYQWSLMERDRRISGVNRYYVSKGLDNID